A part of Neodiprion pinetum isolate iyNeoPine1 chromosome 4, iyNeoPine1.2, whole genome shotgun sequence genomic DNA contains:
- the LOC124217094 gene encoding 27 kDa hemolymph glycoprotein-like — MKILIAFGFFLVAGILNSGVAQAEEPQKPPAKQTYVELLGKVKVNPLSEDDSDEYDEELVKAKCNKNGGPTAYDTAVQGLANLQNTIESVINSTDNSIESDASDDSSSEELISDDFAVICLSFGILKNWATQAIDAIKPCLDLEERQAIELLVNISSPVMEFVCENDGSQLLGFFETGGIECLEAKIDSLNICLPDNSTSAESTEVTTSSPSAVIPKPFDLPEFAVDLEDCSDLETMLNCVVGQLNGCPQRTPSNFINSIFNIIKKELGCTAILKAHKALAANAL; from the exons ATGAAGATCCTTATCGCTTTCGGGTTTTTTTTGGTCGCTG GAATTCTGAATTCGGGCGTCGCTCAAGCGGAAGAACCGCAGAAGCCTCCCGCAAAACAGACCTACGTAGAGCTTCTTGGGAAGGTGAAGGTCAACCCTCTCAGTGAAGACGATAGTGACGAGTATGATGAAGAACTTGTAAAGGCAAAGTGCAACAAGAATGGTGGACCCACCGCGTACGATACTGCCGTTCAAGGCTTGGCAAACTTGCAGAATACAATTGAGTCCGTAATAAATTCAACGGACAACAGCATTGAATCAGACGCTTCTGATGATTCGAGCTCTGAGGAGTTGATTTCTGATGATTTCGCAGTGATTTGTCTCTCGTtcgggattttgaaaaactgggcGACCCAAGCCATAGATGCGATCAAACCTTGTTTGGATTTAGAGGAACGCCAGGCTATCGAACTTCTAGTAAACATTTCGTCTCCAGTGATGGAATTTGTTTGCGAGAACGATGGAAGTCAACTCTTAG GATTTTTCGAAACTGGCGGGATTGAATGTCTCGAGGCAAAAATTGACAGTCTGAATATCTGTCTCCCTGACAATTCAACCTCCGCTGAATCCACTGAGGTCACTACCAGCAGCCCCAGTGCCGTAATTCCAAAACCGTTCGATCTCCCGGAATTCGCCGTAGATCTAGAAGATTGCAG CGACCTCGAAACTATGCTAAATTGTGTCGTCGGACAGTTGAACGGGTGCCCGCAAAGGACTCCTTCGAACTTCataaattctattttcaacATCATCAAAAAAGAATTAGGCTGCACAGCGATTCTCAAAGCACACAAAGCACTGGCTGCGAACGCTCTGTAA